One Methylorubrum extorquens genomic window, GGGCTCATGTGTTTGAGCGGCGTCAGCATGTGCAGGATCGAGCGGGCCATGGTGTTCGTCCTCTCGTGACCGCGCCCTTGGCAGAGCGCTTCAGGTGCAAAACCGGAACGGCTGGCGCCGGTCAAGCGCAGGTTTCTTTGAAACGGGCGAAAGAAAAAAACTCTAAACTTCGGAAACCGAGGCGCCGACATTGCGCCCGCGGGCGATGACGAAGCGCAGGCGGCCGGGCCGCGCCAGCCCTGCGACCAGCGCCTCCGCCTCCCTCTGCGAGGGCACGAGCGCGAATCCGGTCGGCCCCCAGGAGCTCTGGCCGTAGCCGGGCACGCCGGCCCCTGCGATCGCCGCGAGAGCGTCGGCCACGGCGGGGCTGGCGAATCGTCCGCCCTGATGGGGTGCGAAATGGTCGCCGATCCGCTTCTGGATCGCCGTGATGCCGGCACCGAACCCGTTCGGCTCGGCGGTCGCGGCGGCGGGCAGCACCTGCATCAGCACGATCCGGCAGATCTCGGCGGCCTGTCCCGCATCGAAGGGCGGCAGATCGCGGAACGCTTCGGTTTCGCGGGAGCCATGCACGCCGGTCATCGCCTCGTCGAGGATCAGCACGACGCGCCAATCCTCCGGATAGGGCAGCCGGGCGATGACGGGCGGCGGCGCACCGGAGCCGTCGCGCCCGCCATCCACGATCAACCCGCCCTCGGTAAAGGCGGCGAGCCCGACGCCGGAACGGTTGCCGCGGTCGAGCACGTCGGCGAAGTCCGCCGGCGCGAAGGAACGTCCGTTGAGGCGCGCCAGCGCGGCGGCGACCGCCAGCGCGAGCTGCGTGCCCGAGCCGAAGCCGGCATGAGCGGGAATCGATTCCTCGACCTCCACCGCCAC contains:
- a CDS encoding beta-ribofuranosylaminobenzene 5'-phosphate synthase family protein, encoding MAEVPDQTGEIVSTTPRPAGAAVRVRAPARLHFGFLDLNGGLGRRFGSIGLALDAPAVQLVARPAKRASASGPEAERVRANLLAAAAYLDVPEAVAVEVEESIPAHAGFGSGTQLALAVAAALARLNGRSFAPADFADVLDRGNRSGVGLAAFTEGGLIVDGGRDGSGAPPPVIARLPYPEDWRVVLILDEAMTGVHGSRETEAFRDLPPFDAGQAAEICRIVLMQVLPAAATAEPNGFGAGITAIQKRIGDHFAPHQGGRFASPAVADALAAIAGAGVPGYGQSSWGPTGFALVPSQREAEALVAGLARPGRLRFVIARGRNVGASVSEV